CGAACGACAGCGGCATTTTGCACCTTATTTTGCCGTACCGGACGACCACCTAATTCGCGCGACCCGGAGGCGAGCCATTTTTCCATGAAACCCGTGAAAATCGCAACGGAATACATTACGCTCGGGCAAATGCTAAAGCTGTCCGACTGCATCGATTCGGGAGGCCAGGCGAAAGCGTTCCTCGCCGAGACGGCGATCCGCGTCAACGGCGAGCCGGACAACCGCCGCGGACGAAAGCTGTATCGCGGCGACCGCGTGCTCGTCGAGGGCCACGGGGAATTCGAGATCGTATGAAGGTCTCCGCCCTCTCGCTTCGAAACTATCGCAATTACGCCGCGGTGGATCTGTCGACGGACCACCGCGTGAACGTGTTTATCGGACGGAACGCGCAAGGGAAAACGAATTTGCTCGAAGCCATCTACATGCTTGCGCTCACCAAATCGCATCGCGCCTCGAAGGATAAGGAATTGATCCGCTGGGGCGAACAGCACGCCGTGCTTTCGGCCATGACGGAACGAAAGTACGGCGATTGCCGTCTGCAGCTCGATTTGACGACGCAAGGCAAGAAGGCCCGCATCAACGGGCTCGAGCAGCGGAAGTTGAGCGAATATAT
Above is a window of Paenibacillus sp. DNA encoding:
- the yaaA gene encoding S4 domain-containing protein YaaA, whose product is MKPVKIATEYITLGQMLKLSDCIDSGGQAKAFLAETAIRVNGEPDNRRGRKLYRGDRVLVEGHGEFEIV